Proteins from a genomic interval of Moorena sp. SIOASIH:
- a CDS encoding glutamate-5-semialdehyde dehydrogenase: MNTDSGSKASKLHDLMASVHHASRALANTKGEERSRGIEAMAQGMRNSFDDILEANTLDLETSRDMAVPDLILDWLKLTPERLQMAIGILERIGKLSDPIRRVMNASYQTDQSQTYCQLMPLGVIALIYEAFPELGAIAAGFCLKTGNSLILKGSSEASQSNQVIAQALQNALDEVGLPTGCLELFPSGQGASIRDLVTQNPYLNLVIPHGRPTLLKQVIQQSTAPVLQSAIGNCYLYWSANGNVDLVRHMVLDSHASQPDPVNAIEKILINQNQKTSALVTLLNNLKENGFELRGDAHLVAKFPEQLTLAAESEWGQAYLTKTIALKVVDCIESGIAWINQYSSGHADCLVTDSYQESRQFALGVDSASVYINSSPRFSRNPQPGDSVFLGMSNQKGHHRGMISLETLTTLKHVVQGNGQF, encoded by the coding sequence ATGAACACAGACTCTGGGAGCAAGGCCTCGAAGTTACATGATTTAATGGCCAGTGTCCACCATGCTTCTCGGGCATTGGCAAACACCAAGGGAGAAGAGCGCTCTCGTGGCATCGAGGCCATGGCTCAAGGAATGCGAAATTCCTTTGATGATATTTTGGAAGCTAACACCCTAGATCTGGAAACCAGTAGGGACATGGCAGTGCCAGACCTAATTTTGGACTGGCTGAAGCTAACACCAGAAAGGCTACAGATGGCTATCGGGATCCTGGAAAGGATTGGAAAGTTATCTGATCCAATCCGGCGGGTAATGAACGCTTCCTATCAAACTGACCAATCTCAGACCTACTGTCAGCTAATGCCGTTGGGAGTGATTGCTCTAATTTATGAGGCATTCCCTGAACTAGGTGCAATTGCCGCAGGCTTTTGTCTCAAAACTGGTAACTCCCTGATTCTCAAAGGCAGTAGCGAAGCCAGTCAATCTAACCAGGTGATTGCTCAAGCGTTGCAAAATGCTTTGGATGAGGTCGGTTTGCCAACGGGATGTCTGGAACTATTCCCTTCTGGACAGGGAGCTTCGATTCGGGATTTGGTCACTCAAAATCCATATCTGAATTTGGTAATTCCCCACGGACGACCAACCCTGCTCAAGCAGGTGATCCAGCAATCAACTGCACCAGTTTTGCAATCGGCCATTGGTAACTGCTACCTTTACTGGTCTGCTAATGGTAACGTCGATCTGGTTAGGCATATGGTTTTAGATAGCCACGCCAGTCAGCCGGATCCCGTCAATGCTATTGAAAAAATTCTGATTAATCAGAATCAAAAAACCTCTGCCTTAGTTACCCTGTTGAACAACCTCAAGGAAAACGGTTTTGAACTCAGAGGTGATGCCCATCTAGTGGCTAAGTTTCCTGAACAATTGACCTTGGCAGCAGAATCCGAGTGGGGTCAAGCCTACTTGACAAAAACTATTGCGTTGAAAGTGGTAGATTGCATAGAATCAGGCATTGCTTGGATTAATCAATATAGTAGTGGTCATGCTGACTGCCTGGTGACAGATTCTTATCAGGAAAGCCGTCAGTTTGCCTTAGGTGTAGATAGTGCATCAGTTTACATTAATTCTTCACCAAGATTTTCACGGAATCCGCAACCAGGAGACTCCGTGTTTCTAGGTATGTCTAACCAAAAAGGACATCATCGCGGCATGATTAGCCTGGAAACTCTCACTACCCTTAAACACGTAGTTCAGGGTAATGGACAGTTTTAG